CATTGCTTTCATCTGTGGCTCAGACACGATTGTTTGCATGACGCGACTGATTGAGGCCTCAATATCAATTGCTGGAAATTGCCCTTCCTCAGCAAGCGATCTGCTTAATACTATATGACCGTCTAAAATAGCGCGAGCAGCATCTGCTATAGGATCTTGCAAATCATCTCCTTCTGTCAAAACAGTATAAAAAGCAGTAATTGATCCGGTACCTGGTTTACCGTTACCGGCTCTCTCCACCAACTTCGGTAGTTTTGCAAATACGGAAGGGGGATAACCTTTGGTAGCTGGAGCTTCGCCAATAGACAATGCAATTTCTCTTTGTGCCTGAGCAAAACGAGTCAGGGAGTCCATTAACAACAGAACATGTTTCCCCTGATCTCGAAAATACTCTGCAATGCTTGTAGCTACTTTCGCCCCATGCAAACGCATTAATGGGCTTTCATCAGCGGGAGCAGCAACAATAACAGCCCGTTTCAACCCCTCTTCCCCTAAACTACATTCTATAAATTCTTTTACTTCTCGTCCTCGTTCACCAATTAAACCAACTACAACAATATCCGCTTCTGTAAAACGAGTCATCATTCCAAGCAATACAGATTTACCCACACCACTCCCAGCAAACAGGCCTATACGCTGACCGCGGCCAATAGTTAATAAACCATTTATAGCACGCACTCCCACATCCAATTGAGTATCTATCGCTGCTCTTTTTAAAGGATTAATTGTAGGAACTATGAGTGGATAAGTATCAATTAATTCAATTGAAGGCCCATCATCTATTATAGTTCCCGACCCATTTAGTACTCGACCTAATAATTGAGGACCAACGCCAATTTGAGCTACTCTCCCGGTAGGTACTACAATCATTCCAGGAGCAATACCTTGGATATTGCCTAACGACATTAAGTAAACGCTGTCATTGCTAAATCCTACTACTTCGGCTTCAATAGAATGTGATTCATTTA
The sequence above is drawn from the Legionella antarctica genome and encodes:
- the fliI gene encoding flagellar protein export ATPase FliI — protein: MSIYKSKLFKVLNEVCNHQHYGLLHCGKISRAIGLTIEAKGFNQPVGARCLVNVNESHSIEAEVVGFSNDSVYLMSLGNIQGIAPGMIVVPTGRVAQIGVGPQLLGRVLNGSGTIIDDGPSIELIDTYPLIVPTINPLKRAAIDTQLDVGVRAINGLLTIGRGQRIGLFAGSGVGKSVLLGMMTRFTEADIVVVGLIGERGREVKEFIECSLGEEGLKRAVIVAAPADESPLMRLHGAKVATSIAEYFRDQGKHVLLLMDSLTRFAQAQREIALSIGEAPATKGYPPSVFAKLPKLVERAGNGKPGTGSITAFYTVLTEGDDLQDPIADAARAILDGHIVLSRSLAEEGQFPAIDIEASISRVMQTIVSEPQMKAMMLFKKYLSLYEKNKDLILLGAYAKGSDPILDKAIIARDQIRDYLVQGMNERVSHEESVMLLSQLTSSFLGNNG